A window of the Oncorhynchus kisutch isolate 150728-3 linkage group LG12, Okis_V2, whole genome shotgun sequence genome harbors these coding sequences:
- the LOC109900977 gene encoding beta-soluble NSF attachment protein isoform X1 translates to MDNSGKEKEAIQLMADADKKVKTSGSFLGGMFGGPHKVEEACEMYCRAANMFKMAKNWNAAGNAFCQAARIHMQLQNKHDSATSFIDAGNAFKKADPSEAIKCLNAAVDIYTDMGRFTIAAKHHITIAEIYESELVDIEKAIAHYEQAADYYKGEESNSSANKCLLKVGAYAAQLEQYAKAIEIYEQVGSSTMDNPLLKYSAKEYFFKASLCHFIVDELNAKLAVEKYEEMFPAFSDSRECKLLKKLLDAHEEQNCEAFTEAIKEFDSISRLDQWQTTMLLRIKKTIQGDEGDLK, encoded by the exons ATGGACAACTCTGGGAAAGAGAAGGAAGCGATTCAGCTGATGGCTGACGCCGACAAGAAAGTGAAAACGTCTGGCTCGTTCTTGGGAGGCATGTTTGG cgGACCTCATAAAGTTGAAGAGGCTTGTGAAATGTACTGCAGAGCAGCCAACATGTTCAAGATGGCCAAGAACTGGAACG ctGCTGGTAATGCCTTCTGCCAGGCGGCCCGGATCCACATGCAGCTCCAGAACAAACATGACTCGGCCACCAGCTTCATCGATGCAGGAAACGCTTTCAAAAAGGCAGACCCCAGCG AGGCTATCAAGTGCTTAAACGCAGCTGTTGATATATACACAGACATG GGAAGGTTCACCATCGCAGCCAAACACCACATCACCATCGCAGAGATCTACGAGTCAGAACTGGTGGATATAGAGAAG GCCATCGCCCACTATGAGCAGGCAGCAGACTACTACAAAGGAGAGGAGtccaacagttctgcaaacaagtGTCTACTGAAGGTGGGGGCCTACGCCGCTCAGTTGGAACAGTACGCAAAGGCCATCGAGATCTacgaacag gttGGATCCAGCACCATGGATAACCCCCTGCTGAAATACAGTGCCAAAGAGTACTTCTTCAAAGCCTCTCTGTGTCACTTCATCGTGGATGAACTTAACGCCAAA CTTGCTGTCGAGAAGTACGAAGAGATGTTCCCAGCCTTCTCTGACTCAAGAGAGTGCAAGCTGTTGAAG AAACTCCTGGATGCTCATGAGGAACAGAACTGTGAAGCTTTCACAGAAGCA ATTAAAGAGTTTGACTCCATCTCTCGTCTGGACCAATGGCAGACCACCATGCTGCTGCGCATCAAGAAGACCATCCAAGGGGATGAGGGAGACCTGAAGTGA
- the LOC109900977 gene encoding beta-soluble NSF attachment protein isoform X2: MPSARRPGSTCSSRTNMTRPPASSMQETLSKRQTPAGRFTIAAKHHITIAEIYESELVDIEKAIAHYEQAADYYKGEESNSSANKCLLKVGAYAAQLEQYAKAIEIYEQVGSSTMDNPLLKYSAKEYFFKASLCHFIVDELNAKLAVEKYEEMFPAFSDSRECKLLKKLLDAHEEQNCEAFTEAIKEFDSISRLDQWQTTMLLRIKKTIQGDEGDLK; this comes from the exons ATGCCTTCTGCCAGGCGGCCCGGATCCACATGCAGCTCCAGAACAAACATGACTCGGCCACCAGCTTCATCGATGCAGGAAACGCTTTCAAAAAGGCAGACCCCAGCG GGAAGGTTCACCATCGCAGCCAAACACCACATCACCATCGCAGAGATCTACGAGTCAGAACTGGTGGATATAGAGAAG GCCATCGCCCACTATGAGCAGGCAGCAGACTACTACAAAGGAGAGGAGtccaacagttctgcaaacaagtGTCTACTGAAGGTGGGGGCCTACGCCGCTCAGTTGGAACAGTACGCAAAGGCCATCGAGATCTacgaacag gttGGATCCAGCACCATGGATAACCCCCTGCTGAAATACAGTGCCAAAGAGTACTTCTTCAAAGCCTCTCTGTGTCACTTCATCGTGGATGAACTTAACGCCAAA CTTGCTGTCGAGAAGTACGAAGAGATGTTCCCAGCCTTCTCTGACTCAAGAGAGTGCAAGCTGTTGAAG AAACTCCTGGATGCTCATGAGGAACAGAACTGTGAAGCTTTCACAGAAGCA ATTAAAGAGTTTGACTCCATCTCTCGTCTGGACCAATGGCAGACCACCATGCTGCTGCGCATCAAGAAGACCATCCAAGGGGATGAGGGAGACCTGAAGTGA